One Chryseobacterium indoltheticum DNA segment encodes these proteins:
- a CDS encoding mechanosensitive ion channel family protein, which translates to MKDEIKDTKSFFQEMSEQLYIYISKVSPTGLDWVFHIIVKLSLLVAIFLFLDFIFKIIINYVFRLFRNENRFPILKSIYQSKITNSVAHFTALAIVGSMHEAIFVGALKQTTIFIIRSVNLGLVMILAGMLYRSLTAFRNYFTIQQDYYKVMAINAISETVKILGIFLFSIVSICVVFGIKGTTIVGSLGAITAVLVLVFRDTILGFVTGIHVATSKSLKVGDWIGIPKYSIEGNILDISLLTTKIANFDKTISSIPTYDLLTTEIKNLQVMSESNTRRIKKSIFFNINSFKFLNPEEIERLKEINLISDYLIEKTSEINHEKESIGHRDKVINGRQLTNIGVFRYYAQKYLENDREINKENPIMVRQLEITTQGLPMEVYCFTNDSNWQRFEEIQADIFDHLLVASKEFDLQIMQIGFPK; encoded by the coding sequence ATGAAAGACGAAATAAAAGATACCAAGAGTTTTTTTCAGGAAATGAGCGAACAACTTTACATTTACATCAGTAAGGTTTCTCCGACGGGGCTCGATTGGGTCTTTCACATCATTGTGAAACTGAGTTTGTTGGTGGCAATTTTTTTGTTTCTAGATTTTATTTTTAAAATCATCATCAATTATGTATTTCGACTTTTCCGAAATGAAAACCGATTTCCTATCTTAAAATCTATTTATCAATCTAAAATAACCAATTCAGTAGCTCATTTTACAGCTTTGGCAATTGTAGGTTCTATGCACGAGGCTATTTTTGTAGGAGCTTTAAAACAAACAACAATTTTCATTATCAGATCTGTAAATTTAGGGTTGGTGATGATTCTTGCCGGAATGTTGTACCGCTCATTAACGGCATTCAGGAACTATTTCACAATACAACAGGATTATTACAAGGTAATGGCAATAAATGCGATTTCCGAAACTGTAAAAATTCTGGGAATATTCTTGTTTAGCATTGTGAGTATCTGCGTGGTTTTCGGGATCAAAGGAACTACAATTGTAGGAAGTTTAGGGGCAATTACGGCTGTTTTGGTATTGGTTTTCAGAGACACTATTTTGGGTTTTGTAACGGGTATTCACGTAGCAACATCAAAAAGTCTGAAAGTAGGTGACTGGATCGGCATTCCTAAATACAGTATCGAAGGAAATATTTTGGATATCAGCTTGTTAACCACCAAAATTGCTAATTTCGATAAAACAATTTCATCAATTCCAACATATGATTTGCTGACTACCGAGATTAAAAATCTCCAGGTGATGTCTGAATCGAATACCCGAAGAATTAAAAAATCTATTTTCTTTAATATCAATTCATTTAAATTTTTAAATCCCGAAGAGATTGAACGATTAAAAGAAATTAATCTAATATCTGATTACCTGATCGAAAAAACTTCTGAAATCAATCATGAAAAAGAATCGATCGGTCATCGCGATAAAGTCATCAACGGAAGACAGCTTACTAATATCGGCGTCTTTAGATACTACGCTCAGAAATATCTCGAAAATGATCGTGAAATAAATAAAGAAAATCCAATCATGGTACGTCAGCTAGAAATTACTACGCAAGGGCTTCCAATGGAAGTGTATTGTTTTACTAATGATTCAAATTGGCAACGTTTTGAGGAAATTCAGGCAGATATTTTTGATCACTTATTGGTTGCTTCAAAAGAATTTGATCTTCAAATTATGCAAATAGGATTTCCAAAATAA
- a CDS encoding DUF2085 domain-containing protein, whose protein sequence is MTKIEWVDCHRIPSRSFFYKKKQFPVCARCTGIYLGFFIMIPLLWFYQIGMIISIILILPTLIDGLTQAYLNRESTNFLRFSTGILAGIGMSGFSERITYHTYKFIELLLS, encoded by the coding sequence ATGACAAAAATAGAATGGGTAGATTGTCACCGAATACCATCGCGATCTTTTTTTTATAAAAAGAAACAATTTCCTGTGTGCGCAAGATGCACAGGTATATATTTGGGCTTTTTTATAATGATTCCTTTGCTTTGGTTTTATCAGATAGGAATGATTATAAGTATAATTCTTATTCTTCCCACATTGATTGATGGGCTTACGCAGGCCTATTTAAATAGGGAAAGCACAAATTTTTTACGTTTCTCTACCGGAATTTTAGCTGGAATAGGAATGAGCGGATTTAGCGAGCGAATAACGTATCATACCTATAAATTTATCGAATTACTATTATCATAA
- a CDS encoding pyridoxine 5'-phosphate synthase has protein sequence MTKLSVNINKIATLRNARGGETPSVTEAAIKIQEFGAHGITIHPRPDERHITRKDVYDLKPLVTTEYNIEGNPHREFIDMVLEIKPEQVTLVPDADDAITSNAGWDTKKHFDFLKEIIAEFKNAGIRTSIFLDPDPELVEYAAKTGADRIELYTEAYAKNYTTNKEEAIKPYYETAVKAAEFGLGINAGHDLSLENLKYFADNIPNLLEVSIGHALVSEALYMGMENTVQAYLKRLAKWA, from the coding sequence ATGACAAAACTAAGTGTAAACATTAATAAAATTGCAACGCTGAGAAATGCAAGAGGCGGCGAAACGCCAAGTGTGACTGAAGCAGCAATAAAAATTCAGGAATTTGGTGCGCACGGAATCACCATCCATCCAAGACCTGATGAAAGACATATTACAAGAAAAGATGTGTATGACCTGAAACCTTTGGTAACTACCGAATATAATATTGAAGGAAATCCTCATCGTGAGTTTATCGACATGGTTTTGGAAATAAAACCGGAACAGGTAACATTGGTTCCTGATGCTGATGATGCAATCACTTCAAACGCAGGTTGGGATACCAAAAAGCACTTTGATTTTTTAAAAGAAATTATCGCTGAATTTAAAAATGCAGGAATTCGTACGTCTATCTTCCTTGATCCCGATCCTGAATTGGTAGAGTATGCTGCTAAAACCGGAGCCGATAGAATTGAACTGTATACAGAAGCGTACGCAAAAAATTATACAACAAATAAAGAAGAAGCTATTAAACCATATTATGAAACTGCTGTAAAAGCTGCTGAATTTGGTTTAGGAATCAACGCAGGTCACGATTTAAGTTTAGAAAATTTAAAATATTTTGCAGACAATATTCCCAATCTTTTGGAAGTTTCCATTGGTCATGCTTTGGTTTCAGAAGCTTTATATATGGGAATGGAAAATACGGTTCAGGCGTATTTAAAGAGATTAGCAAAATGGGCATAA
- a CDS encoding alpha/beta fold hydrolase, giving the protein MEILHSKIFGENISSTPLLVFHGLFGMLDNWGSFGKELGEFLPVHLIDLRNHGRSFHSENMSHDDLADDISNYMNHYGIEKAHVLGHSLGGKAVMQFAINYPEKVDKLIVVDISPKAYPPHHQGIIKALETVDFNTVASRNEVEAVLTQYIPEKSTIQFLAKNLYWEESGDSKKLNWRFNLKTLSEKYNEFVSNAIKYGVFQGEALFIAGEKSNYILPQDEFSIKQQFPKAQFVKIKNAAHWVQADNPADFSIAVKEFLQIK; this is encoded by the coding sequence ATGGAAATTTTACATTCAAAAATATTTGGCGAAAATATATCGTCAACACCGCTTTTGGTATTTCACGGTTTGTTTGGAATGCTTGATAATTGGGGAAGTTTCGGAAAAGAATTGGGCGAGTTTTTGCCTGTTCATTTAATTGATTTAAGAAATCACGGCAGAAGTTTTCATTCTGAAAATATGTCGCATGATGATTTGGCAGATGATATTTCCAATTATATGAATCATTACGGAATTGAAAAAGCTCACGTTTTAGGACATTCTTTGGGTGGAAAAGCAGTAATGCAGTTCGCAATCAATTATCCTGAAAAAGTAGATAAATTAATTGTTGTTGATATTTCTCCAAAAGCTTATCCGCCGCATCACCAAGGGATTATCAAAGCTCTCGAAACTGTAGATTTTAATACGGTTGCTTCCAGAAATGAAGTTGAAGCAGTTTTAACGCAATATATTCCGGAGAAATCGACGATTCAGTTTTTAGCTAAAAATCTGTATTGGGAAGAATCCGGTGATAGTAAAAAACTCAACTGGAGATTTAATCTGAAAACACTTTCTGAGAAATACAACGAATTTGTTTCTAATGCGATTAAATACGGAGTTTTTCAAGGCGAAGCTTTATTTATTGCCGGCGAAAAATCTAATTACATCTTGCCACAGGATGAGTTTTCGATCAAACAGCAGTTTCCGAAAGCTCAGTTTGTAAAAATTAAAAATGCAGCGCACTGGGTTCAGGCAGATAATCCTGCTGATTTTTCAATCGCAGTAAAAGAATTTTTACAAATTAAATAA
- a CDS encoding NAD-dependent epimerase/dehydratase family protein: MVFVTGATGILGRVIVLELLKKGRKVRAAKRPSSNINEVKHSYQFYTEKPDDFFNKIEWIDVDFDDINSVESALKDITEVYHCAAKVSFHPKDEKEMYHTNIKATENLLFACENSTVEKFLHVSSIAVLDSFNEKGELDESSDFNPKEEHSAYAISKHLSEMEIWRASAEGLNTIVINPGMIIGTGNWGKSSGDIFPTFENNSFTFSGGTSYVDVRDVAEISIQLMENNAFGERFILVSESKKYADLGKQIRTKLGLKDAKILSKSTLKIGRIANLLFGWIFPQLKMATKSNIDAVSSLTVISNQKIKDKLNFQFIPVQESIDFHLNNYINDKKLNKK; this comes from the coding sequence ATGGTTTTTGTAACAGGAGCAACAGGAATTTTAGGCAGAGTCATTGTTTTGGAACTTTTGAAAAAAGGTAGAAAAGTACGTGCTGCAAAAAGACCTTCAAGCAACATCAATGAAGTAAAACATTCTTATCAGTTTTATACCGAAAAGCCTGATGATTTTTTTAATAAAATCGAATGGATTGATGTTGATTTTGATGATATTAATTCTGTTGAATCTGCCTTAAAAGATATTACCGAAGTTTATCACTGTGCTGCAAAAGTAAGTTTTCATCCGAAAGATGAGAAAGAAATGTATCATACGAATATTAAGGCTACCGAAAATCTTCTTTTTGCCTGTGAAAATTCGACAGTAGAAAAATTTCTTCACGTCAGTTCGATTGCTGTATTGGATTCATTTAATGAAAAAGGTGAGCTCGACGAAAGTTCAGATTTTAATCCTAAAGAAGAACATTCTGCTTATGCTATTTCAAAGCATCTTTCTGAAATGGAAATCTGGAGAGCTTCTGCAGAAGGCTTAAACACGATTGTCATCAATCCCGGAATGATCATCGGAACCGGAAACTGGGGGAAAAGCAGCGGAGATATTTTCCCGACCTTTGAGAATAATAGTTTTACTTTCTCGGGCGGAACAAGTTATGTTGACGTAAGAGATGTGGCTGAAATTTCAATTCAGTTAATGGAAAATAATGCTTTCGGAGAACGTTTTATCCTAGTATCAGAAAGTAAAAAATACGCTGATCTTGGAAAACAGATCAGAACAAAATTAGGCTTGAAAGATGCTAAAATTCTTTCTAAAAGCACTTTGAAAATCGGTAGAATTGCCAATTTACTTTTCGGATGGATTTTTCCTCAACTGAAAATGGCTACAAAATCAAACATTGATGCCGTTTCGTCTCTTACTGTTATTTCTAATCAGAAAATTAAGGATAAGTTAAATTTTCAATTTATTCCGGTACAAGAAAGCATCGATTTTCATCTCAATAATTATATTAACGACAAAAAGCTGAACAAAAAATAA
- a CDS encoding AMP-dependent synthetase/ligase, whose product MNLAEAIIKKNIEKHPLKSAVGFKKKEGWKELSWKKFGEIVFKTANALKNSGIGENDKVAIYAENSAEWMIFDLAAMSIGAITVPIYSTNNAEQAEFILKDSGAKIVLVGDQVQYDGCLEILKKEDADNYIKTIIVSKKAVWIKKEFSSFYLEDFIAKSSPELDIISKNDDDLATIIYTSGTTGTPKGVMLTHGNFTKAFDAHFEFFKFKNFEEELSLAFLPLTHVFERSWSLLCLYGGARVYFLEDPKSIAKALEEVKPTMMCAVPRFFQKVYAGVLEKAEEGSSLKKKIFNWALETGKQTGELRRTEKQIPFGLKIKETFAELLVYSKIKEKMGGRLWFMPCGGASLSPEVTQFFESVNIHLTVGYGLTETTATLTAFPFTNFEHGSCGKPLPGVEIRIGEQDEIQAKGNGIMKGYYNKPEETEKVFTQDGWFKTGDAGKFDEKGNLFITDRIKDLMKTSNGKYIAPQMIENLLTNNNFIQQIVLIAEGKQFVSALIVPNFEFLESYLKKNNIPFTNWEEIVNKKEIQDFYKEKVNEFQKHLSDFEKVKKFTLMPSEFEIGSGEITPTLKVKRNIVLKKYADIIEKMY is encoded by the coding sequence ATGAATCTTGCAGAGGCAATTATTAAAAAAAATATAGAAAAGCATCCTTTAAAATCGGCAGTCGGTTTCAAAAAAAAGGAAGGCTGGAAAGAATTGAGCTGGAAAAAGTTTGGCGAAATTGTTTTTAAAACAGCCAATGCTCTGAAAAATTCGGGTATTGGCGAAAATGATAAAGTAGCGATCTATGCCGAAAATTCTGCAGAATGGATGATTTTCGATTTGGCAGCCATGTCAATTGGTGCGATTACAGTTCCTATTTATTCTACCAATAATGCAGAACAGGCAGAGTTTATACTGAAAGATTCCGGAGCAAAAATTGTGTTGGTAGGAGATCAGGTACAATATGACGGATGTCTTGAAATTTTGAAAAAAGAAGACGCAGATAATTATATTAAAACAATTATTGTTTCTAAAAAAGCAGTCTGGATTAAGAAAGAATTCAGCAGTTTTTATCTTGAAGATTTTATTGCCAAATCTTCTCCGGAACTTGACATTATTTCTAAAAATGATGATGATTTAGCCACCATTATTTATACTTCAGGCACCACGGGAACTCCAAAAGGAGTGATGTTAACACATGGAAATTTCACTAAAGCATTTGATGCTCATTTTGAGTTTTTTAAATTTAAAAACTTTGAAGAAGAGCTTTCATTAGCGTTTTTACCTTTAACCCACGTTTTCGAAAGAAGCTGGAGCTTGCTTTGCCTGTATGGCGGAGCGAGAGTCTATTTTTTAGAAGATCCGAAAAGTATAGCGAAAGCTTTGGAAGAGGTGAAACCAACAATGATGTGCGCAGTTCCGAGGTTTTTCCAAAAAGTGTATGCAGGAGTTTTAGAAAAAGCAGAAGAAGGTTCGTCATTAAAAAAGAAAATCTTCAATTGGGCCTTAGAAACTGGTAAACAAACCGGAGAATTGAGAAGAACGGAAAAACAAATTCCATTCGGTTTAAAAATAAAAGAAACATTCGCCGAATTACTGGTTTACAGTAAAATTAAAGAAAAAATGGGCGGCCGACTTTGGTTTATGCCTTGTGGAGGCGCTTCCTTGTCACCGGAAGTTACCCAGTTTTTTGAATCGGTGAATATTCATTTGACGGTTGGTTACGGCCTTACGGAAACCACGGCGACTTTAACAGCTTTTCCATTCACAAATTTTGAGCATGGAAGTTGCGGGAAACCTTTACCCGGTGTTGAAATTCGTATTGGAGAACAGGATGAAATTCAGGCAAAAGGAAACGGAATTATGAAAGGTTATTACAACAAGCCTGAAGAAACCGAAAAAGTTTTTACTCAGGATGGCTGGTTCAAAACTGGTGATGCAGGAAAGTTTGATGAAAAAGGAAATCTGTTTATTACCGACAGAATCAAAGATCTGATGAAAACATCCAATGGAAAATATATTGCGCCGCAAATGATCGAAAATTTGCTGACCAACAATAATTTCATCCAGCAGATTGTTTTGATCGCAGAAGGAAAACAATTTGTCTCGGCCTTAATTGTTCCGAATTTTGAGTTTTTAGAAAGTTATCTTAAGAAAAATAATATCCCGTTTACCAATTGGGAAGAAATAGTAAATAAGAAAGAAATACAGGATTTTTACAAAGAAAAAGTAAACGAATTTCAAAAGCATCTTTCTGATTTTGAAAAGGTGAAGAAATTTACCTTAATGCCTTCTGAATTTGAAATTGGCTCAGGCGAAATCACCCCGACTTTAAAAGTGAAAAGAAATATCGTACTAAAAAAATATGCGGATATTATTGAGAAAATGTATTAA
- a CDS encoding diphosphomevalonate/mevalonate 3,5-bisphosphate decarboxylase family protein: protein MTTQEFLGKENFNIQSTTVSESCPSNIALIKYWGKYKDQIPANPSISFTLNHCKTNTEMEFVANESFSVQTFLSGNEEVKFAEKIEKYFKNIEQYLPWILQGKYIIKTENTFPHSSGIASSASGFGAIAKCLMKLDESFSGKKSDEESLTKASFLARLGSGSACRSLYNGLVVWGESDQVEGSSDLFAVQYLNSEVHDIFKDFNDWVLLIHAGVKSVSSTVGHGLMNTNPYAERRFQEARENFVPMKEILKSGDLQGFIKLVEHEALTLHAMMMMSDPAFILMKTGTLEVINKIWDFRRETDLPLFFTLDAGANVHLLFPNDGSEEKIKTFIEAELLQHTQKSGVVKDVMKF from the coding sequence ATGACAACACAAGAATTTTTAGGGAAAGAAAACTTTAATATACAATCTACAACAGTATCAGAAAGCTGTCCGTCAAATATTGCCTTAATTAAATATTGGGGAAAATATAAGGATCAGATTCCTGCAAATCCTAGTATCAGTTTTACATTGAATCACTGCAAAACAAATACTGAGATGGAATTTGTAGCAAATGAATCATTTTCTGTGCAGACTTTTCTATCAGGAAACGAAGAAGTGAAATTTGCCGAAAAAATTGAAAAATATTTTAAAAATATCGAGCAATATCTGCCTTGGATTCTACAAGGAAAATATATCATTAAAACAGAAAACACATTTCCTCACAGTTCAGGTATTGCGAGTTCAGCATCAGGTTTTGGAGCGATTGCAAAATGTCTGATGAAGTTGGATGAAAGTTTTTCCGGGAAAAAATCTGACGAAGAATCTTTAACAAAAGCATCTTTTTTAGCAAGATTAGGAAGCGGAAGTGCTTGCAGAAGTCTTTACAACGGATTAGTAGTTTGGGGAGAATCTGATCAAGTTGAGGGAAGCTCAGATTTGTTTGCAGTACAATATCTCAATTCTGAAGTTCATGATATTTTCAAAGATTTTAACGATTGGGTTTTGCTGATTCATGCAGGAGTAAAAAGTGTTTCTTCTACAGTTGGTCATGGTTTGATGAATACGAATCCTTATGCAGAAAGAAGATTTCAGGAGGCAAGAGAAAATTTTGTTCCGATGAAAGAAATCTTGAAAAGTGGAGATTTGCAAGGCTTCATCAAATTGGTAGAACACGAAGCATTGACGCTTCATGCGATGATGATGATGAGCGACCCTGCATTTATTTTAATGAAAACAGGAACTTTAGAAGTGATCAATAAAATTTGGGATTTCAGAAGAGAAACCGATTTGCCTTTATTCTTCACTTTAGATGCCGGTGCAAATGTTCATTTGCTATTTCCAAATGACGGTTCAGAAGAAAAAATAAAAACTTTTATCGAAGCTGAATTGCTGCAACATACTCAGAAAAGTGGAGTAGTGAAGGATGTGATGAAGTTTTAA